In Desulfobulbus oralis, one DNA window encodes the following:
- a CDS encoding CBS domain-containing protein, which yields MQLAITHRSADFDALSSIVAATLLYPGMVALCPRSLQPNVQSFIALHKTAFNLTNDTNFDPCSVDKLAICDCNQWRLVENGSRLRQCSADIHLWDHHGHGGDIQATRAWVEPVGATVTLLLRAIQERGIEVGPLEATLFLLGIYEDTGQLCFDGTTPEDVRTAAFLLEQGGDLSLMGDFLRIAYSENQKKVLYRLMRGARQYQINGRRIGLGVVRLDQHIKLAAVVQLYAQIIDADAVFVVFENDSGDHFIIGRSKSPDIDVRVVLAPFGGGGHAGAGSATVARDAGNTAAIREQVLTALYKASAAGPLVRDMMSYPVTSVPPTVTLEQAARVMAEKNIRGLLVEDAGELVGLVSLWDLKKLSLGKQRAHPVKAFMQREVQTISPEATVREAAHLMIRRDIGHLPVVEKGRVVGIITRTDIVQFLYGMI from the coding sequence ATGCAACTTGCGATCACCCACAGGAGTGCGGATTTTGACGCCCTTTCCTCCATTGTCGCCGCCACCCTCCTGTATCCCGGCATGGTGGCCCTGTGCCCCAGGTCTCTGCAACCCAATGTCCAGAGCTTCATTGCCCTGCACAAAACGGCGTTCAACTTGACCAACGACACGAACTTCGACCCCTGTTCCGTGGACAAACTGGCCATATGCGACTGCAACCAGTGGCGGCTCGTGGAAAACGGCAGCCGCCTGCGACAGTGCAGCGCCGACATCCATCTCTGGGATCACCACGGGCATGGCGGCGACATCCAGGCCACCCGGGCCTGGGTGGAGCCGGTCGGCGCGACTGTCACGCTCCTGCTCCGGGCGATTCAGGAGCGGGGCATCGAGGTCGGGCCGCTGGAGGCCACCCTGTTTCTCCTGGGGATTTACGAAGACACGGGACAGCTCTGCTTTGACGGCACCACGCCCGAAGACGTGCGCACCGCCGCCTTTTTGCTGGAACAGGGCGGCGATCTGAGCCTGATGGGCGATTTTCTGCGCATCGCCTACAGCGAAAACCAGAAAAAGGTGCTGTATCGCCTGATGCGGGGGGCGCGGCAATACCAGATCAACGGCCGGCGCATTGGTCTGGGCGTCGTGCGTCTGGATCAACACATCAAGCTTGCCGCCGTGGTGCAGCTCTACGCCCAGATCATCGACGCGGACGCGGTCTTTGTGGTGTTCGAAAACGATTCCGGAGACCACTTCATCATCGGCCGCAGCAAGTCGCCGGACATCGACGTGCGGGTGGTGCTGGCGCCTTTCGGCGGCGGTGGTCATGCCGGCGCCGGTTCCGCCACGGTGGCCAGGGATGCGGGCAACACAGCGGCCATCCGCGAGCAGGTGCTGACCGCACTCTACAAGGCCTCCGCTGCCGGGCCGCTGGTGCGTGACATGATGTCCTATCCGGTGACGAGTGTGCCGCCCACGGTCACGCTGGAACAGGCCGCGCGCGTTATGGCGGAAAAAAACATCCGCGGCCTGCTGGTGGAAGACGCAGGCGAACTCGTGGGCCTGGTCTCGCTGTGGGACCTGAAAAAGCTCAGCCTGGGCAAGCAGCGTGCGCATCCGGTCAAGGCCTTCATGCAGCGCGAGGTGCAGACCATCAGCCCGGAGGCCACGGTGCGCGAGGCCGCCCACCTGATGATACGGCGTGACATTGGCCATCTGCCGGTAGTGGAAAAAGGCAGGGTGGTGGGCATCATCACCCGCACCGACATCGTGCAGTTTCTGTACGGCATGATCTGA